TCTATATACCATTGCAGCAACACACGGAACTATTACCGCACCTTCATCAGATACGCCTTGCGGGACTTTAACTAGACTACTAGCTTTGATTCTAGCCTTTTCAGCGAAGAATCCATCCAATTCTTGAGCGTATACTAATCTATTCTTACAATAAACCTCCTCTCCGGTTTTACAGTACTCACAAGACCAATCGGGAACAAAAAGCATAGATGTCACTCTATCTCCCGGTTTAAATTCAGAAACATTATCTCCAACTTCATCTACAATACCTACTACTTCATGCCCTAAAATTAGTGGATATTTCGACCTAGGATAAAAACCCTCCATTTGCAAAAGATCCCTATAACATAAAGCAGCTTTATTCACCTTTATCACAACTTCATCTTTTCCTGGCTTAGGATCTGGTACATTCTCTATTCTATAACCTTGCTTATGACCAGGGAGAATAACAGCTTTCATAGGTTATAATCAGCAAATATACTTTATAAACATTAAAGGTACCATAAATAATTATAATTTTTCACATTTATCATGATTTATGGGGTATTTGTGAACCATCTGTTCTGTACGTTCTTTTTACTATTGAGGAGAATATGAAAAAGTAATGTAAGTTTTGAAAAACCCCCCACAAAACAATTTTATCATACATCTTGTAGGGCTACGTCAATAGTTACGGAAAGTCCCATAGAGTGCGCTACGTCTCCACAAATCTCATACTCAGTGATAAACATGATTGAGGTTAGAATAATTCTTTTCCATTGTTATTTGCACTATTGTCCATAAAACGCATTTTTTAACACTGCTCCTATAAGGCCTATGGCACTCTTTCCTTGTTGTATAAGTGGGAAAAATGACACAAAACCATGAATAACGTTATTAAACCTCACACTAGTCACCTGGACTCCAGCTTGTAATAGTTTATTTGCATATGCCTCTCCTTGATCTCTTAATGGATCGTATTCCGCGGTAATTATCAGTGCTGGTGGTAATCCAGACAGATCTTGAGAAAATATTGGCGAAAATCTAAAATCCAATAAATCTGCAGGACTCCTTAAATATTGTGAACCAAACCACTCTATATGTTCTCTAGTTAAGAAGAATCCATCAGAAAACTCTATCATTGACCTTGAAACATAATCTACACCTACTGCGGGGTAGATTAAAATCTGATATTTAAGATTTAACTTGCCTTTAGACAAAAGAGCTACAACTGCAGTTAAATTACCACCAGCACTATCACCACCAATTGCTACACCCATCTTACCTTCAAATCTATCTGCGTTCTCATAAACCCACTTAGTTGCATCGAAAGAATCAATTACCGCTGAAGGAAATTTATGTTCTGGAGCTAATCTGTAATCCACAGAGACAACAACACAATTACACGCATTAGTTATAGCCCTACATAAAGGATCATATGATTCCACATCACCTATTACAAAACCCCCTCCATGAAAGTATACTAATATACCATAAGGACTCTTAATTTTAGGAAAATAAACTCTCGCATTTATAGAGGTTTCACTACCCGGTATCTTTATATCTTCAACATTTCCCACTTCTTCCTTAGGTGCAGATGACGCTAATTGCCTAAAAATCCTTCTGACTTCCTCTACAGGGGCTTTACCTATGGGTATTACGAAGCCAGATTCCAACAATTTCTTAATCGCGGGATCGAGTGGCATATATTAAATTCTCGTAATTAGTATAAATACGTTACATTCTTAATAACCATCAAATCTAATATTCTCTTTGCTGATAAGTGACACACGATAAATTGAAAAAGAAACACTAGCCTTCTTTACGTTTTTCAGAAATTCGTTACACATTACATCTTAAAAATCTTTTTATTTTGATTCATAATATATTCTTTAAATTATCTTATTTTTCAGTACGTTGCTATTACTACGCCGAGAATGAAAATTTTGAAAGACAATACTAGATGAACATGATATATAAATTTCACGACTCAGTTGAAATAGTTTTCCATAGCTACTAAAAATATTGTGCATTAGCTTCATTACAATTAATGATTGATCTCTAACTAGGTGTCATTTTTAGACCTTGCAAATAGATCTTTTTTTGAGTTTTAGATTCGAGTTCAAATGATAAATAGTTATGGATTCGAATCTAACGATAAGAACTTACGTTAATTATAAAATTACTCTTCATCAGCTACGCTAATATATCTGGTAAAATCATTAATATCAAGGTTTAATATTATATCGAATAACATCCTTTTTGTGTCATAATCAAACTCTCTATTTTCATTAACTAATATTATGAACTTAGAGTCTAGCTGGTTCCAATTATTGGAATATTCAATACTAGAATCTAGTGACAATTTGTCAGTTAAGAAGACTCCTATCCTTAATTGCGAGATTTCATAAATACTTCTTATTATTGGATCATCTTCTAATATTCCAACGTAATTATCAACTATGATATAATCCCATTTCTTAGTTCTGGAAATTAAATATTTTAGAGCTTCAATTCTATATCTATAAATACTATAAAATCTTTCGAATAAATTTATCTTATC
The nucleotide sequence above comes from Sulfolobus tengchongensis. Encoded proteins:
- a CDS encoding alpha/beta hydrolase — translated: MPLDPAIKKLLESGFVIPIGKAPVEEVRRIFRQLASSAPKEEVGNVEDIKIPGSETSINARVYFPKIKSPYGILVYFHGGGFVIGDVESYDPLCRAITNACNCVVVSVDYRLAPEHKFPSAVIDSFDATKWVYENADRFEGKMGVAIGGDSAGGNLTAVVALLSKGKLNLKYQILIYPAVGVDYVSRSMIEFSDGFFLTREHIEWFGSQYLRSPADLLDFRFSPIFSQDLSGLPPALIITAEYDPLRDQGEAYANKLLQAGVQVTSVRFNNVIHGFVSFFPLIQQGKSAIGLIGAVLKNAFYGQ
- a CDS encoding ParA family protein; amino-acid sequence: MDNDSLSTLSRILGHYGDGVLDGLDFKSSLKNMEGIFLLKLRDKINLFERFYSIYRYRIEALKYLISRTKKWDYIIVDNYVGILEDDPIIRSIYEISQLRIGVFLTDKLSLDSSIEYSNNWNQLDSKFIILVNENREFDYDTKRMLFDIILNLDINDFTRYISVADEE